The sequence TCCTGCCATAGAATCCAACTCCAGGTAGATTTTCCGAACTGATATTTTTGCGAAGGTTCGTAAAGCGGTTCTACCACATTAAAAGGAATTGTAGTTTCCACAATTGGTTTCAACGAATCTCCAATGGTAATGGTTCTCCAAGGTGTTTTCCCCGGAAGAGAAATCGCTGCGCCCGAACTTCCGAAACCATTATTTTCTGCCATATTCGGATAGGCAACTTGGTATAGATTTTTTTCTGAAGCGGTATCAAGATGAGAAGCACAATACAAACTACTAACTCCAGTTTCTGAAAGTAAAATCCAGCCTTCGTTTACGATATGAAAAAGTCCCGGGAAAACGTAACCATAATCCGCTTTTGTTCCTAATTCTGCATCGGCTTTGTAGCCACTTTCGTAGCTTGGTGCTGTTCGTGCAAAACCGGTCATCGGTTTCATCATTGGTGAAAGAAATGTTGTTGTCTGTTGTGGAAATCTGTATCCTGTCACTTCCGATTGCACAACAACACTGAATCGGTCTTTCATTGGCGGAATGTCATATCGAAACGCAATATTATTATCACTTACCTGAAACTCAATTCCAATATTGAATTGGTCTTGATTGGTAAAATTGACGGTCAATGTATTGGCTTTATACTCAACTTCAGATTTTTTGATTTTCTCGTTGCTGTATTTTTTAGAAACGTTATCTTTTTTGCTGTTGATGAATTTTAAATTTTTAGAAAAATCCGATTCATTGGTTATCAATCCCAAAGGAGATTTTTCGAGCATTGTTTTTCCTTGAAAAGTAACGGAATACAATGCTTTTCCCTGTTCTGAAAATACATTCAGTTTCAGTTTTCCGTCCGGACTTGAAATTTCCGCAACCTGTGCTTTGACCTTCGATAAAAAACAAAAGCTTATGAATAATATAAATAAAAGTGTAATTTTTTTCATTCTAATTTATTTTGAAAACATCCAATAGTCAAAAAACATAATATCTTTTTCAGCTTTGCCATTGAATACGAAATAAAGATTATGAATACCTGTAATTTTGTTGGTTAAATTAATTTTAACCGTTTCAAAGCGGTCATCTCCGCCAGTCATCGGAACTTTTATTGTTCCTGCAAGCGGTCCGTCCAAACTGTCTAAATGAACATCCATCGTAACTCCGCCGTTATGCGTGGTTCCTACTCTTGCAGAAAAAGTTATTGCGCCATCTTTTCCAAAATCAATATTTTTCACACTCGAATAAGCTCCATTTTTCTTTGCTTTGATGAAAACTCCCGCAACTTTATTTTGATAAGATTTTACATTTTCTGACCACGAAATCATCTCCGCCTGATTGAATGCGTAAGGATTAACGGTTGCAATAGCTTTCGTAATCCCATTGGTCATTTTGAAAGGTGAAATAGAACCATCTTTATTAAATTCTAATTCCTGCACACTGACCGAACGTGTGAATCCACTTCCGCCCGGCAACGCACCATTGTGATAGAAAAAGTAGGTTTTCCCTCTGAAATCAATCACGCCGGGATGATTGGTAAAAGATTTTCCTTCCGCAGGCATTATGATTCCTCCATATTTCCACGGACCTTGTGGACTTTCGCTGGTGGAATAGCCGATAAATTCAGGCAACGCACCGCCCGGCCAGAAGAGATAGTAGAGATTTTTTCTCTTGTACAACCAGGGACCTTCTTCGTATTTTGTGGGTCTTTCCGGATTGCCTTCTCGTTTTCCGAAAGATTCTTCGGTCATCGGAACTTCAACAATGTCGCCCGAATAGGAAATCATATCTTCATTGAGTTTTACATATTTTAGTTTAGGATTTCCCCAATACAAATGTGCCTGACCGTCATCATCAATGAAAACCGTCGGGTCAATATCGCCCCATTCACTCTGAACTAAAGGTTTTCCCAGCGGATCGTGAAATGGACCGAACGGACTGTCGGCAACTGCAACTCCAATTGCACCCTTATTGTTGGTTTTGGAAATCATTGGGACGTACATAAAAAACTTTCCGTTTCGTTCAATACATTGTGCTGCCCACGCATCACGCTTTGCCCAATCGAAATCGGTATAGGAAAGTATCACGCCGTGGTCTGTCCAGTTGACCATATCATTGGTGGAAAACAGTTTCCAGTTGTTCATCGTAAACCAAGTAGAATCATCCTCATCGTGGCTGGTATAAACATACAAACGGTCATTGAACACCATCGGTGCAGGGTCTGCGGTGTAAGCGGTTTGAATGATGGGATTTTGTGCAGACAAAATTCCACCATAGCAAATCAGCAGACCATTTAGTATTGTTTTTATGATATTTTTTTTCATTTTCATAGCAATTTGGCTTTAAAAATTGACTTTAATTTGAACTGAATTTCCACCAATCAAAGTAGAAAAGGTCTTTGCTTCCTTTGAATACGAAGTATAAATCGTGCACGCCTTTTATATTTTTTACCTGAGATTTTATAGTTTTAAACAGGTCGCCTTCTGCTTTTCCTGTCACTTGTACAGTTCCTAATATTGGTCCGTCCACCGCATCGGTATGGATTTCTATACTCCCGCCGTTCATTGAGGCCACCGATACTTCCAGGAATTTTGTTCCTTTGGAAAAATCAACACCCTGAATTTTGAGGTAATCGCCATTGTTGATAGACGAAACCACCATTCGGTCGGTAATTTTCTTGCCAGTGTCGTAAGGATTATTTCTTTCCCATTCGGTCATTTTTTCTGTTTTCAAGCCTTCACTATAAGCAATAGTTTCTGCTTCAACTTTTTCATACGGATTCAAAGTCGCAATTCTTTTTACCCCTTCTGGATTCCAAAAAGGTAACTTTTGAATCGTGCCATCGGCATTGTAAGTCAGTTCGCTCACACAGATAGAACGGCGCTCATAATGCTTGCTTATGGTTTGTTTTCCGAGATTGTAATTGAAACCGAATACGTAAGATTTTCCTTTGTAGTCAATGATTCCGGGATGATTTCCGTTGGAACGCTTGTCACTGTCCATAATCATTCCTTTGTATTCCCACGGACCGGTTGCCGATTTGCCCATTGCATAACCGATTCCTTCCGGACAACACGTTGAGGCATATGCCATATAATAATTCCCGTTGCGTTTCCAAGCCCACGGACCTTCCTGATAATGAAACGGATCTGGCGAACCTTTGACTTTGGCAATCGAAGGATCTTTTACGACTGGTCCATCCGCAGAAATCATATCTTTATTCAGTTTTACGTACCATAAATTGGGATTTCCCCAGTACAGATAAGCCTGTCCGTCATCATCAATAAGAACGGTCGGATCAATATCGTCACTCGAATTTTTCACAAGTGGTTTGCCGATAGGATCTTTGAACGGACCATAAGGACTGTCTGCCACCAAAACACCGATTCCTCTTTGTCCGGGCATCGGGCAATACATATAAAACCTGCCGTTTCTTTCTATGACCTGAGGTGCCCAAGCTCCGTTTTCCGGGTCTGTCCATTTGAAATCTTTCAAAGAAGCAACAACACCGTGGTCTGTCCAATTGACCATATCGGTTGAAGTGTACAACAGCCAATCTTTCATTTTGAATCCGAATGCATCATCTTCGTCGTGACTGGTGTACAGAAAAACCGTGTCTTTGTAAACCATTGGCGCAGGATCGGCCGTGAATTTGGTCTGAATGATGGGATTTTGGGCAGACAATGAAAATCCTGTAAGCATCAACCCAATATTTAAAGTATATTTTAAAACTGTTTTCTTAATCATAATTAATTTTTTTGAATTTAATTCTTCCGTCCTGGTATTTCAAGAATTTGACTATCCTATTTAAGAATCACTTTAACATTTTCACCTGAATAAGCTACCGTTTTCTGCTTACCATCCGGAAGAACAACAGTAAAATTTCTTTGCTCAATCATTCCGGTATATTTTCCTTTGCGGGCATCTATCGTAAGTGTATTTGATTTGTCATCCCAATGCATTGGTATTTCGGTATAGTCGCCTTTTTCGTAGTTATAATTGTCAAATTCATCTTCATACAATACAAAATCTGCATCTGAACCCGGATAAATTTTTAAAATTAAATTGTCCCATTTTTTCTCTGTCGCATATTGGACATCGGGACCAAAAGGGATGATGCTTCCACCTTTTACATACAATGGAATACTTTGGATATTGACTTTTTTTTCGATTTCCTGTCCGCCTTTATATTTTGCATTGTTCCAGTAGTCATACCAAACAGAACCGGACGGAAGATAGACTTTGACGGTTTTATTTTGTGTAAAATCTACATTGGAAACTAAACCCTCTTTTTTGCTCTCCTCTTTTTTATTCCAACCTTCATTTTCATTGGTTTTTACTATTTTTTCAAGGGTATATTGGGCATTCAGTACAGGAGCGACGAGAAAAGATTTCCCAAACATATATTCGTTATTGATGTCCCAGACTTTTTTATCTTCTGCAAAATCCATTGCAAGCGGTCGCATAAAGCTTGACTGATTTTTGGAAACATCCCACGAAACAGAATAGATGTAAGGCAATATACTGTAACGCAATCTGATGAATTTCTCTACGGCATCGTACACCATATCTCCTTTTTTTCCAAACTGGTAAATCTCTCTCGGTACATCGGCTCCGTGCGAACGCATCATGGGCGTGAAGGTTCCGTATTGCAACCAACGAACATACAATTCTTGAAACATTGGATTTTTTGAACCCGAACTTTCATTCCAGCCTTTTTTATAAGTTCCGGCAAAGAATCCTCCGATGTCTGAGTTAAAATTTGGATTTCCGGTCAGGGTAAAATTAAGACCAGCCGGAACCTGATTGCGCAAGGATTCCCAGGAAGAATTAACATCTCCAGACCAAGTATTCGCACCATATCGTTGCTGACCAGCGAAAGCAGATCTTGTTAAAATAAAAACTCTTTTGTCACTTGTCACAGCACGCTGATGGTCGTAGACACCACCAACAGCCATCAAAGGATACGCATTTCTTACTTTTCTGAATGAACCGAGATAGGTTTTTGTATCTAAATCTTCTGGTTTTTGGCTAAGATGGTCAGGTTCTGTAGAATCCATCCACCAAGTATCTACGCCAAGACTGAAAACGCCTTTGTTCAGATATTTCCAGTAAATATCCCTTGCTTCGGGATTGTAGGCATCGTAAACACGCACACCGGAAGGATAATTCATATCGGGAGGCCAAACTTCCCGACCAGATTCCGGCCACGTTTTGAAATTGAAAAGCATTCCTTTTGTGTCCATTTCGCGATATTGCTTGGTCATCGGTCCGAATGACGACCAGATGGAAACAGACAAATGCGCATTCATTCCGTGGATATCATTAATCATTTTTTTTGCATCAGGAAAATCCGGACTGATAAAATCCATTGCATTCCATTGGTAATTATTTCCCCAATATTGCCAATCCTGAATGATTCCGTCCAAAGGAACTTTCAAATCACGGTATTTTTTGACCACATCTACAATTTCATTCTGACTTTTATACCGTTCTTTGCTTTGCCAGAAACCGTAAGTCCATAAAGGAAACATCGGAACATTTCCGGTAAGGTCACGCATTGCAGCAACTACTCCATCAGCATTTCCACCATACATAAAATAGTAATCCACGCCTTCTCCAACTTCGGAGGCGAATGACGTTTTCTGAGTATTATCGGTAAATTGAGTCGGAGAATAATTGTCCCAAAAAACGCCGTAACCTTTTACAGATTGGAAAAAAGGCGCAAAATCCCAGGTATTGTTCTGAACCATTCTGATGTCCTGATTCCGCTGAGATAATTTTCCGTTTTGAAGGATTCCCAAACCGTAAATCGGCTCTTCTTTTTCCAACTGAAAAGATTGGGTTACAGAATAAGTTGGATTTCCGGCATCATTAAAAGGTTTAAAATCACTACTTTTTTCTTTCAGAAGTTCATTTCCTGATAAAGTATTGTAGACTATTTCTCCGTTTCTTGTGTTGATTGAAAGTTGTAAATTATTTGTTTTTATCAATAAAATATCTTTATTTTCTGTAATAGAGAATTTCGTTTTTTGTTCTTGCTTAATAACAGACAGGCTGTTTTTTACAAATGATTTTCCAGAAGGATATTTGATAATTCTCACCGTGTTTGGTCCGTAAAACTTCACTTCCACATTCATTTTATCCGCAGAAAAACTCAAGCCTGAATCTGTTTTTTTATAAGATTGTGCGCTCACATTTTGCTCTATTCCCGATATAATGATCATCGTGATAATGAAAGCATTTATGTTTATTTTTCTGAAATTCATTTTTATGGTATTTATATTTTTATCAATTGTAATCGCTACTCTGATTTTAATAGATTGCTGATTTCCTCCTGATCAATAGGTTTAAAAAGCAATTGCGAAAACAGAAAAAGATCATTTTTCCATACTTTAAAATCGTGACCGCCCGGTTCTATGTAAAAAATATGTGGGATTTTATTTTCCGTCAAATAATCACTTGTTCTTTTGCTGAAAGGCATCAATCCATCCTGATCACCGCAGGAAATCCAAAGCAGTTTTAATTCCTTAGCTTTTGCAGGATTCGGGAGTAATTTTTGAGGTTCTTTCGTATTTGGAGCAGATGAAAAACCGCCAACCCAGGCGAATTTGTCGATATTTCCCAATCCAAAATTCAGGGTTTGTCCGCCTCCCATTGACAGTCCGGCAATCGCACGGTTTTCTCGGTCTTTTTTAACAGGATATTTTTTTTCGATAAATGGAATCAGGTCGTTTAACAAATCTTTTTCGAAAGTAGCAAAAGCTTTCACTTTATCTTTTGCCATAATATTTCCCGTCGCTCTATCGTCTTTCATCGCTCTGCCATTCGGCAAAACCACAATCATCGGCGTAAGTTTTCCTTGTGCATAGAGATTGTCCAGAATAATTTGAGGTGTTCCGTTTTTGAACCACTCCTTTTCGTCGCCACCAATACCGTGAAGCAGGTACAAAACCGGATATTTATTCCCTTTTTTGAAGACTGGCGGTGTGTAGACTAACGCTTTCCTTTGAGTTCCTACCGTTTTTGATTCGTAGTTAATCGTATCAATTTTTCCGTGTGGAATTTCTTTCTTTTCAACGTCAAAACCTTGCGGTGCTTGTTTATCAAGCGTTTGTGCAGAAATGAAGATTCCTGACAAGACAAAACCTAAAACAAATATGATTGACTTACTCATAATTTTTTATTTGTATTTTTTACACTTATTAATTTAGATAAAAAATAATATCTGGTAGATTTATTTTTTCTTTAATTATATTTTAAAATATTTATTTTATGGTTGAAAAATCTTTAATTCTAAAAAAATCAACATCCACAAAACCTCCAATACTTTTCGTTGCGTAATTGAAAATCGCAAATTTTGATCCCATAAAAAATCTTCTGTAATCGAAAATCATTTTGTAGTCTTTTGCCATTTCTGTCCAGTTTTTCTGGTCGGTGCTGTAAGAGAAATCCGCCAAATCTTTTCCAAGGTTAAAGTCAGCTTCAATACGGAGATAAATCTTATCAGATTTAATTTCAACTCGTTTTTTTTCTTCTTTTTTCACTCCGGTAATCGCTTTCGTTTTATTATCTAAACTGACTTGATTCGTTGAAAAAGTGAGAAACTTCTGATTACCTTCTTTTGAAATCGATAAAATCCCTGAATCTCCGTTGAATGAGCTGAATCCCGCAACATCGCCGTCTTTCATTCCTTTTAAATCCAAAGCAACTATCGCACTGGATTCTGTTCCTTCCATTCTTTGCGTTAAAGTATTCGGGGCGGCATAAATATTATCAACAATTCTATTGGTTTTCAGTCTAATAAATCCTTTTCTTTCGGATAAAGACCAAGCTTTATTCACTGGATTATGATTCCATTGCCATTGGATTTTTAGTTTTTTATCTGAAAATTCATCACTTTCCACGATGTTATTTTTCGGTTTAAACGGCGGAAGCGGAACTTCACCTTTTAAAGGAACTTTCCCATTGTCGCCCAAAACAGGCCAATCATTTTCCCATTTTACAGGAATCAAAATCGGGACGCGTCCTACTCCGCCTCTATCCTGGAAAATCAGTGAATACCAATTGCCGTTTTTATCATCAATCAAAGCACCTTGCCCGGCATAAGAAAATCCTAAAAAGTTGTCTTCCAAAATCACTTTTTTCTCGTAAGGTCCGGTTGCTTTATCGGCTCTGTAAACTTCCTGACGACGTTTTCCACCTCTTGGCCAGGAAATCATCATCATATAATATTTTCCATCTTTTTTAATGATCTGATTGCCTTCCAGAAGTCCGGTTTCTGAAGAATCTTTTTCAAAAACCACCGTTCCTTCAGGATTTCCGATAACTTCTTTAAAATCAGGACTTAATTCAAAAACTTTATTGGAAGTGAAAACATAACCCCTGTCGTCGTCGTCAAAAAGCAAAGAAGCATCGTGAAAATGTCGGGTTCTGGTAATCAGTTTCCAATTGCCGGTTTCCGGATTGTCTGTTACATAGAAATAAGATTTGAAAGGCTCGTCATTCGGGGAAAACAAAACGTAATATTTCCCTTTGTGATAACGGATGGAAGATGCCCATTGACCACGACCATAGACCGTTCCGTCAAGCAAATCATATTTGGAATTGTCATTCAGAGTATTGAAAACATAGCTTGACATTTCCCAATGAACCAAATCTTTGGAGTGCATTACCGGAGCTCCCGGCATCAGGTGCATTGTAGTGCTTATCAAATAAAAATCATCGCCATTTCTGGTGACTGACAAATCCGGTGCATCTGCCCAAATGATAGGGTTGGTAAATGTCGTCGACTGCTGTTTCTGAGCAGGATTTACCTGAGCTGAAAGGAGATTCAGCCCGATAAATCCGTATAAAGAAACTATATAAAATGGTTTATTAATTTTCAAAACTTTGGTATTTTGATTGTTGATTTAATTCTTTAATCCAATTTTAAAAGAAACACTTCGACAAGTTCAGTGTGACATTGCTAATACTAACCGTTTTGCTTTAAGCTTCTCAAGCTCACCTGGCAAAACCTACATTTGTATATTAAGTTTTGGCTAAAGCCAATTTGGTTTTCCTTTTATTGAATGGGTTAAAGCCCATCCCTATTTATAATTTCTTTAATTTGGCATAATATCATTAGACGACGTGCTGTACAAACCAATCAAACTTCCTGTGAATCCACCTGCAACATCGGTTGAAAGAATATCTCCGGAAACCGGGCCTCCAAGATTTTTGAAGTTTTTACCATCTAAAGAGTAATTGAAATTAAGGTCATCTTTTTCACCAACAACTTGAAATTTGACAGTTTTTGAAAGTGAAATTTTTTCGCTGGCAATCAGTTTAGATTCTCCTTTTTCTGTTCTTTCCAAAACGATGTAAAAGTCTTTATCCTTTTTTGTAATCCCGAAAACATAATTGAATCTTTCGCTTTGGTAACAAGTAATTCCGGCTAATTCTTTTTCAGATTTCGGTTTGAAATCAAGCATTACAGAAGTTTTAAAATCTTCGTGCTGTAATCTGTGGAATAATGCCGAAATCGGAGCTAAAGCTTTGATATTGGCTTCAAAAGGAGTGACTTTTACGCCGTTTTTAACCGTTGTAATAAAATTTTCGCGAGGACCGCGCATTGCAATCCATCGATAATCCAGATTTTTATCGGTCAGTTTATCGTTATAAGTAAAGTTTCCGTTCGGGAAAAACCCGTTTTGTCCGGTCTGATTTTTCACACCTTCCGGCAGTTTTAATTTTGGTTTCATCGGAACTAAACCGTTTTCAAAAACAGGATACTTTCCGCTCCAGTCTACGGGAAGAATGAAAGTTTCTCTTCCGTGGTTCACACGTCCTTTTTCGTTGGGACGAATCGCCAAAAACACTCCGAAATATTTTCCGTCAGGAGTTTCCACCAAATCGGCGTGACCTGCCCAATCTACTTTATCTTTTCGGTCTTTCGGGAAATATCTTTGTGTCAAAATCGGATTGTTCTGTGCAGGAACAAATGGACCTTTTGGAGAATCTGACATAAAAATAACTTCGCTGTGATTACCTCCAGTACCGCCTTCTGCACACATCAGAAAATATTTTCCGTTCTTTTTATAAATATGTGGACCTTCTATCCAAATCGGTTTTTGGGAAAGGTCAACGCCTCCATTCACGATGATTTTATCTGAACCAGCAACAACTTGGTCTTTTTCCAAATCATAATCCCAGATTTTGATGACACGGTGACCATTGTATTGCTCAGTTCCTTTAGGCGGTGCATCGTTATGAACAATGTAAGCTTTACCATCATCATCGAAGAAAATGGCAGGGTCGATTCCGTCGAAATTCAGTTTCTGGACTTCGCTCCAACCTTTTGCAGGGTCTTTGGTTTTCACGACCATATTTCCTATTCCGCCAGCAATCTGGGTAGTAATCATATAAAAGGTGTCGTTGTTTTTATTATACTTGATATCAGGAGCGTAAATTCCTGCGGAAACACCGCCTTTTTCAACTTTAAGCTGAGAAGGTCTGTCGAGAACGTGACCAACCTGCTTCCAGTTGACCAAATCTTTCGAAGTGAAAATAGGAACGCCTGGAAACATTGAAAAAGAAGAGTTTACGAGATAATAATTGTCTCCTTTTCTGGTAATACTCGGGTCTGGATAACAGCCCTGAAGAATCGGCGAATAAAATTCATTCTCTTTCAAAGGATTGTTTGTGTATATTTTATCATTTCCACGGTAGGAAAAGTCTGAGAAAGTCTGTGCTGAAATGCTGCTCACGGAAAGCAAAGCCGCCGCTGCAAGTACATTGGTTTTATTCCTAAAAAATGCCCAATTCATGATGTTCTGTTCCATATTTTTTCTTTTTATGTGATAGTTATTTAATTATTATTTCTGTTTTTTTTCTGTTAATCAACCAGATAATTCCCCAAGCCGCAACGTAAGAAACGCCGGCAATGAAAAATATGATGTTGTATCCACCGTTTATATTTCCTGATTTCTTGAAAGTATCTAATACGATTCCGATAAACAAAGGAAAAACAATTCCTGCTGCTGAACCCAACATTCCACCAAATCCGATGACAGAACTTACATAATTGTTGGGTAATTTGTCGCCAACAGTTGTCATCAGATTGGCTCCCCATCCTTGATGAGCTGCGGTGGCGAAAGCAATAATGATGGTGATTAACCACATATTATCGACATATTTTGAGAACATTACCGGAACGACCATCAAAGCAAATAGCAACATTGTAAAACTTCTGGCTCTTCCGATTGCCCAGCCTTTTTTAATTAAAAATGAAGAGAGATAACCGCCGCCGATGCTTCCAATCGTGGTTCCGCTGTAAATTATGATCAACGGAATGGAAGGTTTTGTCATATCCATTTTAAATACGTCTGAAAAATACGCAGGCAGCCAGAACATAAAGAAATACCAGATCGGGTCGGTCAGAATTTTTCCAATAGCAAAAGACCAGGTGACTTTGTATTTTAATATTTCGGACAACGGCACTTTAGATTGTTCCTGCGTTTTCCCACCCTGATCACTTTTGATGTATTCTAATTCTTCCTGACTTAATTTTTTAGTCTTTTCCGGAATTGAATAGAATCTCCACCAAAGGACAATCCATATTAAACCGAGCGCTCCAATCCAGACGAATGTTTCCCGCCAACCATATTGCGCTAAAATAATCGGAACGAGAAGCGGTGCCAAAATAGCTCCAACTGTAGCTCCCGAATTGAAAATCCCTGTTGCCAAAGCTCTTTCTTTTTTAGGAAACCATTCTGCTACTGATTTTATTGCTGCGGGAAAATTTCCTGCTTCACTGATTCCGAGTGTGCTTCTTGCAATCAAAAACCCAACGGTGCTTTTTACAAAACCGTGTCCAATAGAAGCGAGACTCCAAACAATCAGGGAAACGGCGTAACCTATTTTTGTGCCTACTCTGTCGATAAACCTACCCATCGCAAGATATCCGATGGCGTAAGTTGTTGTAAACGCCATTACGATGTAGCTATAATCTTTTTCGTCCCAGCTGAACTCTTTTTCAAGAACAGGTTTCAGCAAACCCATCACCTGACGGTCGAGATAGTTGATCGTGGTAGCGAGAAAGACCAAAGACAGCATAAACCATCTGATGTTATGATTTTTAGGAGCCTGCATTTAGTTTTGATTAAGTTGTTGCAATAAGTTCTGAACTTTCTCAGTCAGCTGTTCTGTAGTAAACTCTGTTTTGACAAGCGAACTTCCCAATCCGACAGCGATTGCGCCACCTTTCAGCCATTCTGTAATATCTTCAACATCAGCATTGATTCCGCCGGTCGGCATAAAATTCATTCCAGGAAAAACGGGCTGAATAGATTTGATATAATTTTTACCCAAAGCATCTGCCGGAAAAATCTTTACCAATCGAAGTCCGTTCTGATAAGCCAGATTAACATCAGAAGGCGTAAAACAACCGGGAATCAAATTAATGTTTTTTGCGACAGAATGCTTTACAAGCTCTTCGTTGATAACTGGTGTAATGATGAAATCTGCTTCTGCATTGGCATAATCATCCATTTCCTTTATATTTTTCACGGTTCCGATTCCTAATAAAAGTCCGGGAAATTCTGTGGCGGAGAATTCTTTCAACTTTGTGAAATTTTCTAATGCCTGAATGCCACGGTTGGTATATTCTATCACACGAATTCCTGCTTCGTACAAAGCTTTTACGGTATTTTTTGAAACCTCAAACGATTCATTGTAAAACAACGGAACGATTTTTTGGTCTTTTATTTTTTGTAATATTACACTCATAATTTTTCAATATTAATGCTGTTATTAATCGTATCGCCTTTTACAAAAAGCTTTTTGAAAGCGACTTTTGTAGCATCTTCTAGAATCTGTTGTGAAGAATTTCCTTTTAAAGTTCCGTGAATCAAAGCTGCCATAAAAGAATCGCCGCTGCCTACTCTTTCCTCAATTCTTTCTGATTGATATTGCTGCGAAACCAAAAGCTTATCATCTGCGAATAAAGTCGCAAAATAATTGACTTGTTCACCGCTCGTAAACCGGAATGTATTGGCAATCATTTCGACATTTGGATATATTTTCTGAATTTCCAAAGCAGATTTTCCCGCCTGTTTTAAGAGGTTTTTATCATTAAAATTTCCATTTAATTGATACTCTATTGGAATGTCCAAAAATTGTTGAATCGACCAGATATTTCCCATCAGAACATTCACAAAAGGCATCAGATTTTTAATTTTATCTGAAGGATTTCTACCCTGCCAAAGTGCAGCACGGTAATTCAAA comes from Chryseobacterium sp. 3008163 and encodes:
- a CDS encoding glycoside hydrolase family 43 protein, giving the protein MEQNIMNWAFFRNKTNVLAAAALLSVSSISAQTFSDFSYRGNDKIYTNNPLKENEFYSPILQGCYPDPSITRKGDNYYLVNSSFSMFPGVPIFTSKDLVNWKQVGHVLDRPSQLKVEKGGVSAGIYAPDIKYNKNNDTFYMITTQIAGGIGNMVVKTKDPAKGWSEVQKLNFDGIDPAIFFDDDGKAYIVHNDAPPKGTEQYNGHRVIKIWDYDLEKDQVVAGSDKIIVNGGVDLSQKPIWIEGPHIYKKNGKYFLMCAEGGTGGNHSEVIFMSDSPKGPFVPAQNNPILTQRYFPKDRKDKVDWAGHADLVETPDGKYFGVFLAIRPNEKGRVNHGRETFILPVDWSGKYPVFENGLVPMKPKLKLPEGVKNQTGQNGFFPNGNFTYNDKLTDKNLDYRWIAMRGPRENFITTVKNGVKVTPFEANIKALAPISALFHRLQHEDFKTSVMLDFKPKSEKELAGITCYQSERFNYVFGITKKDKDFYIVLERTEKGESKLIASEKISLSKTVKFQVVGEKDDLNFNYSLDGKNFKNLGGPVSGDILSTDVAGGFTGSLIGLYSTSSNDIMPN
- a CDS encoding MFS transporter; this translates as MQAPKNHNIRWFMLSLVFLATTINYLDRQVMGLLKPVLEKEFSWDEKDYSYIVMAFTTTYAIGYLAMGRFIDRVGTKIGYAVSLIVWSLASIGHGFVKSTVGFLIARSTLGISEAGNFPAAIKSVAEWFPKKERALATGIFNSGATVGAILAPLLVPIILAQYGWRETFVWIGALGLIWIVLWWRFYSIPEKTKKLSQEELEYIKSDQGGKTQEQSKVPLSEILKYKVTWSFAIGKILTDPIWYFFMFWLPAYFSDVFKMDMTKPSIPLIIIYSGTTIGSIGGGYLSSFLIKKGWAIGRARSFTMLLFALMVVPVMFSKYVDNMWLITIIIAFATAAHQGWGANLMTTVGDKLPNNYVSSVIGFGGMLGSAAGIVFPLFIGIVLDTFKKSGNINGGYNIIFFIAGVSYVAAWGIIWLINRKKTEIIIK
- a CDS encoding bifunctional 4-hydroxy-2-oxoglutarate aldolase/2-dehydro-3-deoxy-phosphogluconate aldolase, whose protein sequence is MSVILQKIKDQKIVPLFYNESFEVSKNTVKALYEAGIRVIEYTNRGIQALENFTKLKEFSATEFPGLLLGIGTVKNIKEMDDYANAEADFIITPVINEELVKHSVAKNINLIPGCFTPSDVNLAYQNGLRLVKIFPADALGKNYIKSIQPVFPGMNFMPTGGINADVEDITEWLKGGAIAVGLGSSLVKTEFTTEQLTEKVQNLLQQLNQN